One genomic region from Haloterrigena gelatinilytica encodes:
- a CDS encoding dihydrofolate reductase has translation MTADDTALPETDRELVGIVAVADNGVIGKDGDMPWHIPADLQHFKETTMDHPVIMGRVTYEGILEALDEPLPGRTTVVLTSRDLETPENAVTAGDLEEALEAAETAARERHDDADRIFVAGGATVYEQYLPALDRLIVTEVHEGPDGDTHFPDWDRASFEEVARDERDGFAFVEYVRRSA, from the coding sequence ATGACTGCCGACGATACAGCTCTGCCCGAGACCGACCGCGAACTCGTCGGCATCGTCGCCGTCGCCGACAACGGCGTCATCGGGAAGGACGGCGACATGCCGTGGCACATCCCCGCGGACCTGCAGCACTTCAAGGAGACCACGATGGATCACCCGGTGATCATGGGCCGGGTCACCTACGAGGGGATCCTCGAGGCGCTGGACGAACCGCTACCCGGCCGAACGACGGTAGTTCTGACGAGTCGGGACCTCGAGACGCCCGAGAACGCCGTGACCGCGGGGGACCTCGAGGAGGCCCTCGAGGCGGCGGAGACGGCCGCTCGAGAACGACACGACGACGCGGATCGGATCTTCGTCGCCGGCGGCGCGACCGTCTACGAGCAGTACCTGCCCGCGCTCGATCGGCTGATCGTGACCGAAGTCCACGAGGGCCCCGACGGGGACACGCACTTCCCCGACTGGGACCGCGCGTCGTTCGAGGAAGTCGCTCGAGACGAGCGCGACGGCTTCGCGTTCGTCGAGTACGTCCGGCGCTCGGCCTGA
- the acnA gene encoding aconitate hydratase AcnA: MSTESFSEAIREFEHDGETYKMADLTVLEEQGLCDLEKLPVSVRILLESVLRNAATDGGPVDADAVRAAASWEPDVPDAEVPFTVSRVVLQDLTGVPAVVDLAALRSAAEREGVDPTVVEPEVPCDLVIDHSVQVDHFGSADAYEKNVEIEYERNEERYRAIKWAEQAFEDFNVVPPGTGIVHQVNLEHLGRVVHEREVDGEQWLLPDTLVGTDSHTPMIGGIGVVGWGVGGIEAEAALLGQPINMSLPEVVGVRLSGELPEGATATDLVLHITEKLREVGVVDKFVEFYGPGVSQLSVADRATISNMAPEQGSTISMFPVDEKTLEYLELTGREPDHVDLVREYLEAQGLFGEQEPDYTETVEFDLGDVEPSLAGHKKPHQRIPMGDLDEHFPNLLEEQGVLGPGGEPAIGDGSGAAADDATASGPGLALDEKVPVELEDGTEIEIGHGDVLVSAITSCTNTSNPSVMVAAGLLARNAAERGLEVPDYVKTSLAPGSRVVTEYLERADLLDDLEELGYHVVGYGCTTCIGNSGPLPAPIEAAIDQHDLWTTSVLSGNRNFEARIHPKIKANYLASPPLVVAYGLAGRMDIDLEEEPIGTDDDGEAVYLEDVWPDNEEIRETIHESVSPEMFAEKYASVYEGDERWEALDAPTGDVYDWDPASTYIREPPFFTDFPLEAPGVENVEGARALLALGDTVTTDHISPAGLFGEDLPAGQWLKERGVEPHEFNTYGSRRGNHEVMMRGTFANVRIKNELLDGREGGYTIHHPTGEETTVFEASERYRAEDTPLIVMAGEELGTGSSRDWAAKGTDLLGIRATIGKSYERIYRDNLIGMGVLPLQFAEGEGWEELGLEGDEYFEIEGLEDGLEPKAELTVTAEDEEGNTTEFDVTAQVDTPMAVEYVENGGVLHLVLRRLLQEQAE, encoded by the coding sequence ATGTCAACCGAATCGTTCTCAGAAGCGATCCGAGAGTTCGAACACGACGGGGAGACGTACAAGATGGCCGACCTCACGGTCTTGGAGGAGCAGGGCCTCTGCGACCTCGAGAAACTGCCCGTGAGCGTCCGGATCCTGCTCGAGTCGGTGCTTCGAAACGCGGCGACCGACGGCGGCCCCGTCGACGCCGACGCGGTCCGTGCGGCGGCCTCGTGGGAACCCGACGTGCCGGACGCGGAGGTGCCGTTCACGGTCTCGCGGGTCGTCCTGCAGGACCTGACCGGCGTGCCCGCGGTCGTGGACCTCGCGGCGCTGCGCTCGGCCGCCGAGCGCGAGGGCGTCGACCCGACGGTCGTCGAACCCGAGGTCCCCTGCGACCTCGTGATCGACCACAGCGTGCAGGTCGACCACTTCGGCAGCGCGGACGCCTACGAGAAGAACGTCGAGATCGAGTACGAGCGCAACGAGGAGCGCTACCGCGCGATCAAGTGGGCCGAGCAGGCCTTCGAGGACTTCAACGTCGTCCCGCCGGGGACGGGGATCGTCCACCAGGTCAACCTCGAGCACCTCGGCCGCGTCGTCCACGAGCGAGAGGTCGATGGCGAGCAGTGGCTCCTTCCGGACACGCTCGTCGGCACCGACAGCCACACCCCCATGATCGGCGGCATCGGCGTCGTCGGCTGGGGCGTCGGCGGCATCGAGGCCGAGGCCGCGCTGCTCGGCCAGCCGATCAACATGTCGCTGCCGGAGGTCGTCGGCGTCCGCCTGTCAGGCGAGCTCCCCGAGGGAGCCACCGCGACGGACCTGGTGCTTCACATCACCGAGAAGCTCCGCGAGGTCGGCGTCGTCGACAAGTTCGTCGAGTTCTACGGCCCCGGCGTCTCTCAGCTCTCGGTCGCCGACCGGGCGACCATCTCGAACATGGCGCCCGAACAGGGCTCGACCATCAGTATGTTCCCCGTCGACGAGAAGACCCTCGAGTACCTCGAACTGACGGGTCGCGAGCCCGACCACGTCGACCTCGTCCGCGAGTACCTCGAGGCCCAGGGGCTGTTCGGCGAGCAGGAGCCCGACTACACCGAGACCGTCGAGTTCGACCTCGGCGACGTCGAGCCCAGCCTCGCGGGCCACAAGAAGCCCCACCAGCGCATCCCGATGGGCGATCTGGACGAGCACTTCCCGAACCTGCTCGAGGAGCAGGGCGTGCTGGGCCCCGGTGGCGAACCCGCCATTGGTGACGGCAGCGGTGCTGCCGCGGACGACGCGACCGCATCCGGTCCCGGGCTCGCCCTCGATGAAAAGGTCCCCGTCGAACTCGAGGACGGCACGGAGATCGAGATCGGCCACGGCGACGTGCTCGTCAGCGCGATCACGAGCTGTACGAACACCTCGAATCCGTCGGTGATGGTCGCCGCGGGCCTGCTCGCGCGCAACGCGGCCGAGCGGGGACTCGAGGTGCCCGACTACGTCAAGACCAGCCTCGCGCCCGGCAGCCGGGTCGTCACGGAGTACCTGGAGCGGGCGGACCTGCTCGACGACCTCGAAGAACTCGGCTACCACGTCGTCGGCTACGGCTGTACGACCTGTATCGGCAACTCCGGGCCGCTGCCCGCGCCGATCGAGGCGGCCATCGACCAGCACGACCTCTGGACGACGAGCGTCCTCTCGGGCAACCGCAACTTCGAGGCCCGCATCCACCCGAAGATCAAGGCCAACTACCTCGCTTCCCCGCCGCTGGTCGTCGCCTACGGCCTCGCGGGCCGGATGGACATCGACCTCGAGGAGGAGCCGATCGGCACCGACGACGACGGCGAGGCGGTCTACCTCGAGGACGTCTGGCCCGACAACGAGGAGATCCGCGAGACGATCCACGAGAGCGTCTCCCCCGAGATGTTCGCGGAGAAGTACGCCAGCGTCTACGAGGGCGACGAGCGCTGGGAGGCGTTGGACGCGCCCACCGGCGACGTCTACGACTGGGATCCCGCGTCGACGTACATCCGCGAGCCGCCGTTCTTCACGGACTTCCCGCTCGAGGCCCCCGGCGTCGAGAACGTCGAGGGTGCCCGCGCGCTGCTCGCCCTCGGTGACACGGTTACGACCGACCACATCAGTCCCGCCGGCCTCTTCGGCGAGGACTTGCCCGCCGGCCAGTGGCTCAAAGAACGCGGCGTCGAACCCCACGAGTTCAACACCTACGGCTCGCGACGCGGCAACCACGAGGTCATGATGCGCGGCACGTTCGCCAACGTCCGCATCAAGAACGAGCTGCTCGACGGCAGGGAGGGCGGCTACACGATCCACCACCCCACCGGTGAAGAGACCACGGTGTTCGAGGCCTCCGAGCGCTACCGCGCCGAGGACACGCCGCTGATCGTCATGGCCGGCGAGGAACTGGGCACCGGCTCGAGTCGCGACTGGGCCGCCAAGGGGACCGACCTGCTGGGCATCCGCGCGACCATCGGGAAGAGCTACGAGCGCATCTACCGCGACAACCTCATCGGCATGGGCGTCCTGCCCCTCCAGTTCGCCGAGGGCGAGGGCTGGGAAGAACTCGGCCTCGAGGGCGACGAGTACTTCGAGATCGAGGGCTTAGAGGACGGCCTCGAGCCCAAAGCCGAACTGACCGTTACCGCGGAGGACGAGGAGGGCAACACGACCGAGTTCGACGTGACCGCGCAGGTCGATACCCCGATGGCGGTCGAGTACGTCGAGAACGGCGGCGTCCTCCACCTCGTGCTCCGGCGGCTGCTGCAGGAGCAAGCCGAGTAA
- a CDS encoding DUF763 domain-containing protein: protein MYSRDAAASVIDGAIVNRRSAGRTPSGADRTVLDRDPSLTMPDRHDLSSADLSGKALEQLQRAYEYQPDDYEELVELEGIGPGSLRALALIAELVYDAESSREDPAKYAYAHGGKDGTPHPVERERYDESIDHLRSMLDGAELERETKQESLKRLAELE, encoded by the coding sequence ATATACTCCCGAGATGCGGCGGCGTCAGTCATCGATGGAGCCATCGTCAATCGTCGGTCCGCGGGACGGACTCCCAGCGGCGCCGATCGGACCGTTCTGGACCGCGATCCCTCGCTGACGATGCCCGACCGCCACGATCTCAGCAGCGCGGACCTCTCGGGTAAGGCGCTCGAGCAACTCCAACGCGCCTACGAGTACCAGCCTGACGACTACGAGGAACTGGTCGAACTCGAGGGGATCGGTCCCGGCTCGCTACGGGCGCTCGCGCTGATCGCCGAACTCGTCTACGACGCCGAGAGTTCCCGCGAGGATCCGGCGAAGTACGCCTACGCCCACGGCGGTAAGGACGGCACGCCGCACCCGGTCGAGCGCGAGCGCTACGACGAGTCGATCGACCACCTGCGGTCGATGCTCGACGGCGCGGAACTCGAGCGGGAGACGAAACAGGAATCGCTGAAGCGACTGGCCGAACTCGAGTAA
- the thyA gene encoding thymidylate synthase: MRQYLELVDTVLSEGTYKPNRTGVDTISSFSEHYEVDLREGYPLLTTKQMDGYRWNSMLHEVCWYLSGEEHIRNLREETKIWDAWADEEGRLDTAYGRFWRRFPIPEDEAQLEGESWPDDAQQWVTVEDDGQRTFDQLRYVIDTLSDSPNSRRLVVNAWHPANAAVSTLPPCHYSFVFNVQGDRLNCHLTQRSGDTALGIPFNIAAYALLTKVIAQQTGFEPGTFAHTVVDTHVYCGRGDRGEWYADNLEALQSRLDDVEDREEYLEVKAWLESEAPDEAEGDERLDHVPGLLEQLSREPLERPTLEVADVSIDELAYEDVQLRDYESHDGIEFSVAE, from the coding sequence ATGCGACAGTACCTCGAGCTAGTCGACACGGTTCTCTCCGAGGGCACCTACAAGCCCAACCGGACCGGGGTCGACACGATTTCGTCGTTCAGCGAGCACTACGAGGTGGATCTCCGGGAGGGCTATCCGCTGCTCACGACCAAGCAGATGGACGGCTACCGCTGGAACTCGATGCTCCACGAAGTCTGCTGGTATCTCTCCGGCGAAGAGCACATTCGGAACCTCCGCGAGGAGACCAAGATCTGGGACGCGTGGGCCGACGAGGAGGGCCGACTCGACACCGCCTACGGCCGCTTCTGGCGCCGGTTCCCGATTCCCGAGGACGAGGCCCAACTCGAGGGCGAGTCCTGGCCCGACGACGCCCAGCAGTGGGTCACCGTCGAGGACGACGGGCAGCGCACGTTCGACCAACTGCGGTACGTGATCGACACGCTCTCGGATTCGCCCAACTCGCGCCGGCTCGTCGTCAACGCCTGGCACCCCGCCAACGCGGCCGTCTCGACGCTTCCCCCCTGTCACTACTCCTTCGTCTTCAACGTGCAGGGCGACCGGCTGAACTGCCACCTGACCCAGCGCTCGGGCGACACCGCGCTGGGAATTCCCTTTAACATCGCCGCGTACGCGCTGCTGACCAAGGTCATCGCCCAGCAGACCGGCTTCGAACCGGGCACGTTCGCCCACACCGTCGTCGACACGCACGTCTACTGCGGCCGCGGCGACCGCGGCGAGTGGTACGCCGACAACCTCGAGGCGCTCCAGTCCCGTCTCGACGATGTCGAGGACCGCGAGGAGTACCTCGAGGTCAAGGCGTGGCTCGAGTCCGAAGCCCCCGACGAGGCCGAGGGCGACGAGCGGCTCGATCACGTGCCGGGCCTGCTCGAGCAACTCTCTCGGGAGCCGCTCGAGCGGCCGACGCTCGAGGTCGCCGACGTCTCGATCGACGAACTGGCGTACGAGGACGTCCAGCTTCGGGACTACGAGTCACACGACGGCATCGAGTTTTCAGTGGCCGAATGA
- a CDS encoding PLP-dependent cysteine synthase family protein, producing the protein MKGSILDTIGSPLVQVDSPEGATIATKIESFNPGGSAKDRPAREMIRAAEREGRIEPGDWLVEPTSGNTGIGLALVAAARDYDLTIVMPADKSEERRRIMAAYGAELELVEGDMEDARARANELEAEGAIQLGQFENPANPEAHYKTTGEEIVEQVGDREIDAFVAGVGTGGTISGTGRRLREEFPDMDIIAVEPARNAVLSTGESGSDDFQGMGPGFVSDNLDLDLIDRVETVKLEDAEDECRRLARDEGVLVGQSSGATSLVSQRIAREIAEPDLDCPTVSGAFDDSAATPEPDGGQQVDDCPLVVTVFWDSGERYLSTGLFD; encoded by the coding sequence ATGAAAGGCAGTATCCTGGACACCATCGGCTCGCCGCTCGTCCAGGTCGACTCGCCGGAGGGAGCGACGATCGCCACCAAGATCGAATCGTTCAACCCCGGCGGCTCGGCGAAGGACCGGCCGGCCCGCGAGATGATCCGGGCGGCCGAACGCGAGGGGCGGATCGAACCCGGCGACTGGCTCGTCGAACCGACCAGCGGCAACACCGGCATCGGGCTCGCGCTGGTCGCGGCCGCCCGCGACTACGATCTGACGATCGTCATGCCGGCGGACAAGTCCGAAGAGCGGCGCCGGATCATGGCCGCCTACGGCGCCGAACTCGAGTTGGTCGAGGGCGACATGGAGGACGCCCGCGCTCGAGCGAACGAACTCGAGGCCGAGGGCGCGATCCAGCTCGGCCAGTTCGAGAACCCCGCCAACCCCGAGGCCCACTACAAGACGACCGGCGAGGAGATCGTCGAACAGGTCGGCGACCGCGAGATCGACGCCTTCGTCGCGGGCGTCGGCACCGGCGGCACGATCTCCGGCACCGGCCGGCGGCTCCGCGAGGAGTTCCCCGACATGGACATCATCGCCGTCGAACCGGCGCGCAACGCCGTCCTCTCGACCGGCGAGTCCGGCAGCGACGACTTTCAGGGAATGGGCCCCGGCTTCGTCAGCGACAACCTCGATCTCGACCTGATCGACCGCGTCGAGACGGTGAAACTCGAGGACGCCGAGGACGAGTGTCGGCGCCTCGCTCGCGACGAGGGCGTCCTCGTCGGCCAGTCCAGCGGCGCGACGAGCCTGGTCTCCCAGCGGATCGCCCGCGAGATCGCCGAGCCCGACCTCGACTGTCCGACCGTGTCGGGCGCGTTCGACGACTCCGCCGCAACGCCCGAGCCCGACGGCGGCCAGCAAGTCGACGACTGCCCGCTCGTGGTCACGGTCTTCTGGGACAGCGGCGAGCGCTACCTCTCGACGGGCCTGTTCGACTAA
- a CDS encoding CHRD domain-containing protein has translation MQDLDHTRRTALKGLALLGVGTTGIGAAAADEHRADAPEGGGQPATSSLFVAHLGPQEGVETSARGMAVVQARRDGLKFVVEVANLENAFMAHVHEDEALGPIAVWLYDFGTQDERLEDGRFSGLLDVGTITDEVVAEGRVQEAESETVDDLLGKMEAGEAYVNVHTEAYPSGEISGQLVPFDPSDGMHRGAPFDDSETGEPTGDSGAESDTGAYG, from the coding sequence ATGCAAGATCTCGATCACACTCGGCGGACGGCGCTCAAAGGACTCGCCCTGCTCGGCGTCGGGACGACCGGTATCGGCGCCGCGGCGGCCGACGAACACCGCGCTGACGCCCCAGAAGGTGGCGGGCAGCCAGCTACCTCGAGCCTCTTCGTCGCCCATCTGGGGCCCCAGGAGGGCGTCGAAACGAGCGCGCGCGGAATGGCGGTCGTCCAGGCGCGCCGGGACGGACTGAAGTTCGTCGTCGAAGTCGCGAACCTCGAGAACGCGTTCATGGCGCACGTTCACGAGGACGAGGCCCTCGGACCGATCGCCGTCTGGCTGTACGACTTCGGGACGCAGGACGAACGACTCGAGGACGGGCGGTTCTCCGGACTCTTGGACGTCGGAACGATCACCGACGAGGTCGTCGCGGAGGGACGCGTACAGGAGGCCGAATCGGAGACCGTCGACGACCTGCTCGGGAAGATGGAGGCCGGCGAGGCGTACGTGAACGTCCACACGGAGGCGTACCCCAGCGGCGAAATTTCCGGCCAACTCGTCCCGTTCGATCCGTCGGACGGAATGCACCGCGGCGCTCCCTTCGACGATTCCGAAACCGGCGAGCCGACCGGTGATTCCGGAGCGGAGTCCGATACCGGCGCGTACGGCTGA
- a CDS encoding thioredoxin domain-containing protein — translation MSLETMEPNPAWDEASYEDAIDTLEAHNDELVYKVWGGDWCKDCRKLLPDFGAALDAAGVPEDRIDEIAVDEDKQGPGVEEYGIEYIPTVVVERAPAGADGDDGEEVTRFVEEEDRPPAIWLADRLEDELA, via the coding sequence ATGAGTCTCGAGACCATGGAGCCCAACCCCGCGTGGGACGAGGCCTCCTACGAGGACGCGATCGACACGCTCGAAGCGCACAACGACGAACTGGTGTACAAGGTCTGGGGCGGCGACTGGTGTAAGGACTGCCGGAAACTCCTGCCGGATTTCGGCGCCGCGCTCGACGCCGCGGGCGTCCCCGAGGACCGCATCGACGAGATCGCCGTCGACGAGGACAAGCAGGGCCCCGGCGTCGAGGAGTACGGCATCGAGTACATCCCGACGGTCGTCGTCGAGCGCGCGCCCGCTGGCGCGGACGGAGACGACGGCGAGGAAGTGACCCGATTCGTCGAGGAGGAGGATCGGCCGCCGGCGATCTGGCTGGCCGACCGCCTCGAGGACGAACTGGCGTAG
- a CDS encoding heavy-metal-associated domain-containing protein, with amino-acid sequence MPKRRTIAVAGMTCTGCEKNVENALKTVPGVRRVEANHDDESVEVVVDDDVDDQRIGDAVYDAGYEFVG; translated from the coding sequence ATGCCCAAACGCCGTACTATCGCCGTCGCGGGAATGACCTGCACCGGCTGCGAAAAGAACGTCGAGAACGCACTGAAGACCGTTCCCGGTGTCCGTCGCGTCGAAGCCAACCACGACGACGAATCGGTCGAGGTCGTCGTCGACGACGACGTCGACGACCAGCGGATCGGTGACGCGGTGTACGACGCCGGCTACGAGTTCGTCGGCTGA
- a CDS encoding metallophosphoesterase, with amino-acid sequence MAADADDPVYYVISDLHIGGDEQLGEVDFLEELLDFLERLATTDEDAELVINGDAFGLWEFTEVDGLAKFDVLTERYPELFEQLRETGESIPITLLPGNHDNELAAYDEYVERLSEYNVDLVRAESITRPVGERTIYFEHGHQRDPNNRFEDFGNPYETPLGYYYNTNVTSRAGRLSERGRFNWLKDVQAVTPTERVPRWLLSKYFYREMNPLLRYAAIPILLLLNLSVLLAVLAGLDVAGVWTMPVETADAVLARLGLVGEAVHFLLVVNAAIAGVLVLAGVPLYFVLRDVGKTVDRFGVFETDLTVDPDEPYAVAARELFAERPETAVFCYGHTHRPLLKEVGDGVLVNTGTWLKRLHRRNVVAGVLPPVFYPSYQLCAVRIAAESDGVAVEFEEIEKADPSADEITRTERLLTLGRAPAPTLPDRTIVGDANLESPSESDK; translated from the coding sequence ATGGCAGCCGACGCCGACGATCCGGTCTACTACGTGATCAGCGATCTCCACATCGGCGGCGACGAACAGCTGGGCGAGGTCGACTTCCTCGAGGAGTTGCTCGACTTTCTCGAGCGACTCGCGACGACCGACGAGGACGCGGAACTCGTCATCAACGGCGACGCGTTCGGGCTGTGGGAGTTCACCGAAGTCGATGGATTGGCGAAGTTCGACGTCCTGACCGAGCGGTACCCCGAACTGTTCGAACAGCTGCGCGAAACCGGCGAATCGATCCCAATTACGCTGTTGCCGGGCAACCACGACAACGAGCTCGCGGCCTACGACGAGTACGTCGAGCGGTTGAGCGAGTACAACGTCGACCTCGTCCGGGCCGAGTCGATCACCAGACCGGTCGGCGAGCGGACGATCTACTTCGAACACGGCCATCAGCGCGATCCCAACAATCGATTCGAGGACTTCGGCAATCCCTACGAGACGCCGCTCGGCTACTACTACAACACCAACGTCACGAGCAGGGCCGGCCGGCTGTCCGAGCGGGGGCGGTTCAACTGGTTGAAGGACGTGCAGGCGGTGACGCCGACCGAACGAGTCCCCCGTTGGCTCCTCTCGAAGTACTTCTACCGCGAGATGAACCCCCTCCTGCGGTACGCCGCGATTCCGATCCTCCTGTTGCTCAATCTCAGCGTCCTGCTCGCGGTGCTCGCCGGACTGGACGTGGCCGGCGTCTGGACGATGCCCGTCGAGACGGCGGACGCGGTGCTCGCCCGGCTGGGTCTCGTCGGGGAGGCGGTCCACTTCCTCCTCGTCGTCAACGCGGCGATCGCGGGCGTGTTGGTGCTCGCGGGCGTTCCGCTCTACTTCGTCCTCCGCGACGTCGGGAAGACGGTCGATCGGTTCGGCGTGTTCGAGACGGATCTCACCGTCGATCCCGACGAGCCGTACGCGGTGGCCGCCCGCGAGCTGTTCGCCGAGCGCCCCGAGACGGCGGTCTTCTGCTACGGACACACCCATCGCCCGCTGCTGAAGGAGGTCGGCGACGGAGTGCTCGTCAACACCGGGACGTGGCTGAAGCGCCTCCACCGTCGGAACGTCGTCGCCGGAGTGCTTCCGCCGGTGTTCTACCCGTCCTATCAGCTGTGCGCCGTTCGGATCGCCGCCGAATCCGACGGCGTGGCGGTCGAGTTCGAAGAGATCGAGAAGGCCGATCCGAGCGCGGACGAGATCACCCGCACCGAGCGCCTGCTCACGCTCGGGCGAGCGCCGGCGCCGACCCTGCCCGACCGAACGATCGTCGGCGACGCGAATCTCGAGTCTCCCTCTGAGTCGGACAAATAA
- a CDS encoding thioredoxin domain-containing protein, which translates to MTDPTARNRLDEEESPYLRQHADNPVNWQPWDERALEAAEERDVPIFLSIGYSACHWCHVMEDESFEDEEVAAVLNENFVPIKVDREERPDIDSIYMTVAQLVSGRGGWPLSAWLTPEGKPFFVGTYFPKESQRNQPGFLDLCQRISDSWESEDREEMEHRADQWTEAAKDRLEETPDGAGAAGGAAEPPSSEVLETAANAVLRSADRQYGGFGSGGPKFPQPSRLHVLARAYDRTGREEYLEVIEETLDAMATGGLYDHVGGGFHRYCVDEDWTVPHFEKMLYDNAEIPRAFLAGYQLTGDERYAEVVAETLEFLERELTHDEGGFFSTLDAQSEDPETGEREEGAFYVWTPDEVSEVLEDETTVDLFCARYDITESGNFEGRNQPNRVRSLESLAEEYDLEVEEIADRLEDAREKLFEAREERPRPNRDEKVLAGWNGLMINACAEAALVLGEDRYAEQAVDALEFVRDRLWDAEEQRLSRRFKDGDVKVDGYLEDYAFLARGALGCYQATGDVDHLAFALELARTIEAEFWDEEQGTIYFTPESGESLVTRPQELTDQSTPSAAGVAVETLLALDEFAEDDFERIAATVLETHANKIEANSLEHASLCLAADRLEAGALEVTVAADELPDEWRDRFADEYHPDRLFALRPPTEEGLEDWLDQLGLDEAPPIWAGREARDGEPTLYVCRDRTCSPPTHDVEDALEWLGDDAAVETSGAESLEGDESPF; encoded by the coding sequence ATGACCGATCCGACCGCGCGCAATCGGCTCGACGAGGAGGAGAGCCCGTACCTGCGCCAGCACGCGGACAACCCCGTCAACTGGCAGCCCTGGGACGAGCGGGCCCTCGAGGCCGCCGAGGAACGCGACGTGCCGATCTTCCTCTCGATCGGCTACTCGGCGTGCCACTGGTGTCACGTCATGGAAGACGAGAGCTTCGAGGACGAGGAGGTCGCGGCAGTGCTCAACGAGAACTTCGTCCCGATCAAGGTCGACCGCGAGGAGCGCCCGGACATCGACAGCATCTACATGACCGTCGCCCAGCTCGTCTCCGGCCGGGGCGGCTGGCCGCTGTCGGCGTGGCTCACGCCGGAGGGGAAACCGTTCTTCGTCGGGACCTACTTCCCGAAGGAGAGCCAGCGCAACCAGCCCGGCTTCCTCGACCTCTGCCAGCGGATCAGCGACTCCTGGGAGAGCGAGGACCGCGAGGAGATGGAACACCGCGCCGACCAGTGGACCGAGGCCGCCAAGGACCGCCTCGAGGAGACCCCCGACGGCGCGGGCGCCGCGGGCGGCGCCGCCGAACCGCCGTCGAGCGAGGTTCTCGAGACGGCGGCGAACGCCGTACTCCGGAGCGCCGACCGCCAGTACGGCGGCTTCGGCTCCGGCGGCCCGAAGTTCCCCCAGCCCTCGCGGCTCCACGTCCTCGCCCGCGCGTACGATCGGACCGGCCGCGAGGAGTACCTCGAGGTGATCGAGGAAACCCTCGACGCGATGGCCACGGGCGGGCTCTACGACCACGTCGGCGGCGGCTTCCACCGGTACTGCGTCGACGAGGACTGGACGGTCCCTCACTTCGAGAAGATGCTGTACGACAACGCCGAGATCCCGCGGGCGTTCCTCGCCGGCTACCAGCTGACCGGCGACGAGCGCTACGCCGAGGTCGTCGCGGAAACGCTCGAATTCCTCGAGCGCGAGCTCACCCACGACGAGGGCGGCTTCTTCAGCACCTTGGACGCCCAGAGCGAGGACCCCGAAACCGGCGAACGCGAGGAGGGGGCGTTCTACGTCTGGACGCCCGACGAGGTCAGCGAGGTCCTCGAGGACGAAACGACAGTCGACCTCTTCTGTGCCCGCTACGACATCACCGAGTCGGGCAACTTCGAGGGGCGAAACCAGCCCAACCGCGTGCGCTCGCTCGAGTCGCTGGCTGAAGAGTACGACCTCGAAGTCGAGGAGATCGCAGACCGACTCGAGGACGCCCGCGAGAAGTTGTTCGAGGCCCGCGAGGAACGCCCGCGCCCGAACCGCGACGAGAAGGTGCTGGCCGGCTGGAACGGCCTCATGATCAACGCGTGCGCGGAGGCCGCGCTCGTCCTCGGCGAGGACCGCTACGCAGAACAGGCCGTCGACGCCCTCGAGTTCGTTCGGGACCGGCTCTGGGACGCGGAGGAACAGCGGCTCTCTCGACGATTTAAGGATGGCGACGTCAAGGTCGACGGCTACCTCGAGGACTACGCCTTCCTCGCTCGCGGGGCCCTCGGCTGCTATCAGGCCACCGGCGACGTCGACCACCTCGCGTTCGCGCTGGAGCTCGCCCGAACCATCGAAGCCGAGTTCTGGGACGAAGAGCAGGGGACCATCTACTTCACTCCCGAGAGCGGCGAGTCGCTCGTGACGCGCCCGCAGGAACTCACCGACCAGTCGACGCCGTCGGCGGCCGGGGTCGCGGTCGAGACGCTGCTCGCGCTCGACGAGTTTGCGGAAGACGATTTCGAGCGCATCGCCGCGACGGTCCTCGAGACCCACGCGAACAAGATCGAAGCCAACTCCCTCGAGCACGCCTCGCTGTGTCTGGCCGCCGATCGCCTCGAAGCGGGGGCGCTCGAGGTCACCGTCGCGGCCGACGAACTGCCCGACGAGTGGCGCGATCGGTTCGCCGACGAGTACCACCCCGATCGGCTGTTCGCGCTCCGACCGCCGACAGAGGAGGGACTCGAGGACTGGCTCGACCAGTTAGGGCTCGACGAGGCGCCGCCGATCTGGGCCGGCCGCGAGGCCCGCGACGGCGAGCCGACGCTGTACGTCTGCCGCGATCGGACGTGCTCGCCGCCGACCCACGACGTCGAGGACGCCCTCGAGTGGTTAGGTGACGACGCGGCGGTCGAGACCTCGGGAGCGGAATCGCTCGAGGGAGACGAGAGTCCGTTCTGA